A genomic window from Providencia alcalifaciens includes:
- a CDS encoding NarK family nitrate/nitrite MFS transporter — translation MSQRESVNHTAAQSKGVIQDWRPEENQFWQQTGQRIAKRNLWISIPCLLLAFCVWMLFSAVAVNLNKVGFNFTTDQLFLLTALPSVSGALLRVPYSFVIPIFGGRRWTAISTVFLIIPCIWLGYAIQDPTTPYQIFVIISLLCGFAGANFASSMANISFFFPKARQGGALGLNGGLGNLGVSVMQLVAPFIVGVGVFAFAGGTGAVQPDGSVLWLENAAWVWVPFLLFFTVMAWFGMNDLAANKASLKQQLPVLKRGHLWILSLLYLSTFGSFIGFSAGFAMLSKTQFPDIVILKFAFFGPFLGALARPLGGILSDRFGGVKVTFLNFIAMAIFSALLFFTLPENGQGGSFGAFYGVFMVLFLTAGLGSGSTFQMIAVVFRKLTMDKALLRGASEQEAQKEAVTESAAALGFISAIGAIGGFFIPKAFGTSLTLTGSPADAMKVFFVFYLSCVFITWLVYGRTHK, via the coding sequence ATGTCTCAACGAGAAAGTGTCAATCATACTGCTGCGCAATCAAAGGGTGTGATTCAGGATTGGCGACCTGAAGAAAACCAATTTTGGCAGCAAACAGGCCAGCGAATTGCTAAGCGCAATTTGTGGATTTCAATTCCGTGTTTGTTGCTCGCATTCTGTGTATGGATGTTATTTAGTGCGGTTGCCGTTAATTTAAATAAAGTGGGTTTTAATTTTACGACAGATCAATTATTTTTATTAACCGCGCTGCCTTCCGTTTCTGGCGCATTATTACGCGTTCCTTATTCTTTTGTTATTCCTATCTTTGGTGGTCGTCGTTGGACGGCAATTAGCACCGTATTCCTGATTATTCCGTGTATTTGGTTGGGGTATGCGATTCAAGACCCAACAACGCCGTACCAAATCTTTGTGATTATTTCCCTGCTTTGTGGTTTTGCTGGAGCAAACTTTGCGTCAAGCATGGCGAATATCAGTTTCTTTTTCCCGAAAGCTCGCCAAGGTGGTGCACTGGGCTTAAATGGCGGTTTAGGAAATTTAGGCGTTAGCGTAATGCAGCTAGTTGCACCGTTTATTGTCGGCGTGGGTGTATTTGCCTTTGCTGGAGGAACAGGGGCGGTTCAGCCTGATGGCTCAGTGTTATGGCTGGAAAATGCAGCGTGGGTTTGGGTGCCATTCTTGCTGTTTTTTACGGTGATGGCGTGGTTTGGCATGAACGATTTGGCAGCAAATAAAGCGTCTTTAAAACAGCAACTTCCTGTTTTAAAACGTGGACATCTGTGGATTTTAAGCCTGTTATACCTCTCAACATTTGGTTCATTTATCGGTTTTTCCGCGGGCTTTGCCATGCTGTCGAAAACCCAATTCCCCGATATCGTCATCTTGAAATTTGCCTTCTTCGGCCCATTCCTTGGAGCATTAGCCCGTCCACTTGGCGGCATTCTGTCTGACCGTTTTGGCGGCGTCAAAGTGACTTTCTTGAACTTTATCGCCATGGCTATTTTCTCAGCCTTGCTGTTCTTCACCTTACCAGAAAACGGCCAAGGCGGCTCCTTCGGTGCATTTTATGGCGTATTTATGGTGCTGTTTTTAACAGCAGGTTTAGGCAGTGGCTCCACATTCCAAATGATCGCTGTGGTTTTTCGTAAATTAACTATGGACAAAGCCCTATTAAGAGGTGCTTCAGAGCAAGAAGCACAAAAAGAAGCAGTAACAGAAAGTGCGGCAGCACTTGGGTTTATCTCTGCCATTGGCGCGATTGGCGGCTTTTTTATTCCAAAAGCCTTTGGGACGTCTTTAACCCTGACAGGCTCACCCGCTGATGCCATGAAAGTGTTCTTTGTGTTTTATCTCTCTTGTGTGTTTATCACGTGGTTAGTCTACGGGCGTACCCACAAATAA
- a CDS encoding nitrate reductase subunit alpha → MSKFLDRFRYFKQLGDTFAGGHGQELNVNRDWEDGYRSRWQHDKIVRSTHGVNCTGSCSWKIYVKNGLVTWETQQTDYPRTRPDLPDHEPRGCPRGASYSWYLYSANRVKYPMMRKRLLKLWRDAKAEHQDPVAAWLSIISDPEKAQSYKQARGRGGFVRSSWQEVNELIAAANVATIKEFGPDRIVGFSPIPAMSMVSYASGARYLSLIGGACLSFYDWYCDLPPASPMTWGEQTDVPESADWYNSSYIIAWGSNVPQTRTPDAHFFAEVRYKGTKTVAVTPDYAEITKFCDHWLNPKQGTDSAMAMAMGHVILNEFHVKREAEYFREYVRTYTDMPMLVMLDKHENGTYVAGRMLRASDLVDSLGEEKNAEWKTIALDEETGALCAPQGSMGFRWDDSQKWNLEPRAGQDAHQIKMQLSLADTHDEFVEVGFPYFGGLESEHFQSVELKDVLLHKLPAKRIQLADGSESLVTSVYDLMLANYGIDRGFGDENCAVDYDDMKAYSPAWAEKVTGVSRQNIIRIAREFADTAEKTHGRAMVIVGAGINHWYHMDMTYRAIINMLIFCGCVGQSGGGWSHYVGQEKLRPQTGWTPLAFGLDWQRPPRHMNSTSFFYNHSSQWRYETVGTQELLSPLADKKAFSGSLVDMNVRAERMGWLPSAPQLSVNPINIAKQAQDAGLSPVDYTVKQLKDGNIRFAAEQPDAPQNFPRNLFIWRSNLLGSAGKGHEYLLKYLLGTENGIQGKDLGQQGGVKPEEVEWQDTAAQGKVDLVVTLDFRMSSTCLFSDVILPTATWYEKDDMNTSDMHPFIHPLSAAVDPAWESKSDWEIYKGIAKAFSDVSVGHLGKETDVVTLPIQHDSKAEMAQPFDVRDWKKGECELIPGKTAPHIICVERDYPNTYARFTSLGPLMDQLGNGGKGISWNTQDEVDLLKKLNKIQPEGANAGRPKIDTAIDAAEVILTLAPETNGQVAVKAWDALSKVTGRDHTHLARYKEDEKIRFRDIVAQPRKIISSPTWSGLEDEHVSYNACYTNVHEMIPWRTLSGRQQLYQDHEWMRAFGESLVVYRPPIDTRAAQPLMGKKSNGYPEKALNFLTPHQKWGIHSTYSDNLLMLTLGRGGPVVWLSEDDARELGIEDNDWVEAFNSNGALTAKAIVSQRIPDGMIMMYHAQERLINLPGSEITAQRGGIHNSVTRVCPKPTHMIGGYAHLAYSFNYYGTVGSNRDEFVVVRKMKQVDWLDGENDAYQQTLSGKEKA, encoded by the coding sequence ATGAGCAAATTTTTAGACAGATTTCGTTATTTTAAGCAGCTGGGTGATACCTTCGCAGGCGGTCATGGGCAAGAGCTCAATGTTAACCGTGATTGGGAAGATGGTTACCGCAGCCGCTGGCAGCATGATAAAATCGTGCGCTCTACCCACGGCGTTAACTGCACCGGTTCATGTAGCTGGAAAATTTACGTCAAAAATGGCCTTGTGACATGGGAAACACAACAAACTGACTACCCACGTACTCGCCCAGATTTACCTGACCACGAACCACGTGGTTGCCCGCGTGGTGCCAGCTATTCATGGTATTTATACAGTGCAAACCGCGTGAAATACCCGATGATGCGTAAGCGTTTATTGAAATTATGGCGCGATGCAAAAGCGGAACACCAAGACCCTGTTGCGGCGTGGTTATCCATCATTAGCGATCCAGAAAAAGCACAGAGTTACAAACAAGCCCGTGGTCGCGGTGGTTTTGTGCGCTCAAGTTGGCAGGAAGTGAACGAGTTAATTGCAGCGGCTAACGTGGCGACGATTAAAGAATTTGGCCCAGACCGTATTGTCGGTTTTTCACCAATCCCAGCGATGTCAATGGTGTCTTATGCATCAGGTGCCCGTTATTTGTCCCTCATCGGAGGGGCTTGCCTAAGCTTCTACGATTGGTACTGCGACTTACCGCCTGCATCCCCAATGACGTGGGGCGAGCAAACGGACGTGCCTGAATCGGCGGACTGGTATAACTCATCCTATATTATTGCTTGGGGCTCGAACGTCCCACAAACCCGTACGCCAGATGCTCACTTCTTTGCAGAAGTCCGCTACAAAGGGACGAAAACTGTTGCTGTCACGCCAGATTATGCAGAAATCACCAAATTCTGCGACCATTGGCTGAACCCAAAACAAGGGACAGACAGTGCCATGGCGATGGCGATGGGGCATGTCATCCTCAATGAGTTCCACGTCAAACGTGAAGCGGAATATTTCCGTGAATATGTTCGTACCTACACCGATATGCCAATGTTGGTGATGCTTGATAAACACGAAAATGGTACCTATGTTGCTGGTCGCATGCTGCGTGCTTCGGATCTCGTTGATTCTTTAGGCGAAGAGAAAAATGCTGAATGGAAAACTATCGCGCTTGATGAAGAAACAGGGGCTCTGTGTGCACCTCAAGGTTCTATGGGATTCCGTTGGGATGATAGCCAAAAATGGAACTTAGAACCGCGTGCAGGACAAGATGCACACCAGATCAAAATGCAGCTCAGCCTTGCGGACACGCACGATGAATTTGTTGAGGTTGGCTTCCCATACTTTGGAGGCTTAGAAAGCGAGCATTTCCAAAGCGTTGAACTAAAAGATGTTTTGCTGCACAAATTACCCGCGAAACGGATTCAGCTTGCCGATGGCAGCGAGTCACTGGTTACTAGCGTGTATGATTTGATGCTCGCTAACTACGGCATTGACCGTGGTTTCGGTGATGAAAATTGTGCTGTTGATTACGATGATATGAAAGCGTATTCCCCCGCATGGGCTGAAAAAGTCACTGGGGTAAGCCGCCAAAATATTATTCGTATCGCCCGTGAATTTGCGGATACCGCAGAGAAAACCCACGGTCGCGCCATGGTGATTGTTGGGGCAGGTATCAACCACTGGTACCACATGGACATGACTTACCGTGCCATTATCAACATGCTGATTTTCTGTGGCTGTGTGGGTCAAAGCGGCGGCGGTTGGTCGCACTATGTTGGGCAAGAAAAACTGCGCCCACAAACAGGCTGGACGCCACTAGCTTTTGGCCTTGATTGGCAACGTCCACCACGCCATATGAACAGCACATCATTCTTTTATAACCATTCAAGTCAATGGCGTTATGAAACCGTAGGGACGCAAGAGCTACTTTCACCTTTAGCGGATAAAAAAGCATTCAGCGGCAGTTTAGTGGACATGAATGTGCGTGCGGAAAGAATGGGTTGGTTGCCATCAGCACCGCAGTTAAGTGTTAACCCAATCAATATTGCTAAACAGGCACAAGACGCTGGGCTTTCCCCTGTAGATTATACCGTTAAGCAATTGAAAGACGGGAATATTCGTTTTGCGGCAGAACAGCCAGATGCCCCACAAAACTTCCCTCGTAACCTATTTATTTGGCGCTCAAACTTATTGGGTTCCGCAGGGAAAGGCCATGAATATTTATTGAAATATTTATTGGGTACCGAAAATGGTATTCAAGGCAAAGACTTAGGTCAACAAGGCGGTGTGAAGCCAGAAGAAGTGGAATGGCAAGATACAGCGGCACAAGGAAAAGTGGACTTAGTCGTGACTCTCGATTTCAGAATGTCGAGCACCTGCCTGTTCTCTGACGTTATTTTACCGACCGCCACTTGGTATGAAAAAGACGATATGAATACCTCGGATATGCATCCGTTTATTCACCCGTTATCCGCTGCGGTTGACCCTGCTTGGGAATCGAAAAGCGACTGGGAAATCTACAAAGGCATTGCGAAAGCCTTCTCCGACGTCAGTGTCGGTCACCTAGGCAAAGAAACCGATGTCGTTACACTGCCGATTCAGCACGACAGTAAAGCTGAAATGGCGCAGCCTTTTGATGTGAGAGATTGGAAAAAAGGCGAGTGTGAGCTGATCCCCGGAAAAACTGCGCCGCACATTATTTGTGTTGAACGTGACTACCCCAATACTTACGCGCGTTTTACCTCTCTTGGCCCATTAATGGACCAATTAGGGAACGGTGGGAAAGGCATCAGTTGGAATACGCAAGATGAAGTTGATCTCCTGAAAAAGCTGAACAAAATCCAGCCAGAAGGAGCCAATGCAGGCCGCCCTAAAATTGACACAGCCATTGATGCAGCCGAGGTGATTTTAACCTTAGCACCTGAAACGAATGGGCAAGTGGCAGTGAAAGCGTGGGATGCATTAAGTAAGGTCACAGGGCGCGACCATACGCATTTAGCACGCTACAAAGAAGATGAGAAAATTCGCTTCCGCGATATTGTGGCACAACCGCGTAAGATCATTTCCAGCCCAACGTGGTCAGGTTTAGAAGACGAACATGTTTCTTACAACGCTTGTTATACCAACGTTCATGAGATGATCCCATGGCGCACACTCAGTGGTCGTCAGCAGTTATATCAAGACCATGAATGGATGCGTGCCTTCGGTGAAAGCCTCGTGGTGTATCGTCCGCCAATTGATACGCGTGCAGCTCAGCCATTAATGGGTAAAAAATCCAATGGTTACCCTGAAAAAGCGCTGAATTTCCTGACGCCACACCAAAAATGGGGGATCCACTCCACTTATAGCGACAACTTATTGATGTTGACACTCGGCCGCGGTGGCCCTGTGGTTTGGCTAAGTGAGGACGATGCCCGCGAATTAGGTATTGAAGATAACGATTGGGTTGAAGCGTTCAACAGTAATGGGGCATTGACAGCAAAAGCGATCGTCAGCCAACGGATCCCTGATGGCATGATCATGATGTACCACGCCCAAGAACGGTTGATCAATTTGCCGGGGTCAGAAATTACGGCACAACGTGGGGGAATTCATAATTCAGTAACACGTGTTTGCCCGAAACCTACCCATATGATTGGCGGTTACGCCCATCTGGCTTATAGCTTCAATTACTACGGAACCGTGGGTTCTAACCGTGATGAGTTTGTGGTTGTTCGCAAAATGAAACAGGTCGACTGGCTGGATGGGGAAAACGATGCCTATCAGCAGACCTTGAGCGGAAAGGAGAAAGCATAA
- the narH gene encoding nitrate reductase subunit beta, protein MKIRSQVGMVLNLDKCIGCHTCSVTCKNVWTSREGVEYAWFNNVETKPGIGYPHHWEDQEKWKGGWIRTIKGKLVPRMGNKVGVLSKIFANPDVPALDDYYEPFNYDYGHLKNAKEGKHVPTARPRSLITGERMSNVKMGPNWEDDLGGEFAKRAADKNFEHIQKEMYGQFENTFMMYLPRLCEHCLNPACVATCPSGAIYKRSEDGIVLIDQDKCRGWRMCLTGCPYKKIYFNWKSGKSEKCIFCYPRIESGMPTVCSETCVGRIRYLGVLLYDADKIESAASVEKETDLYQSQLDVFLDPHDPKVIEEAQKQGIPLSVIDAAQKSPVYKMAMEWKLALPLHPEYRTLPMVWYVPPLSPIQSVADSGLLANNGVLPDVESLRIPVQYLANLLTAGDTKPVLLALKRMLAMRHYKRAETVENECDTSALEQVGLTEAQAQEMYRYLAIANYEDRFVIPSSHRELAREAFPEAKACGFSFGDGCHGSDSKTNLFNSRRIDAIDVTPKTTQENTL, encoded by the coding sequence ATGAAAATTCGTTCTCAAGTCGGCATGGTGCTAAACCTCGATAAATGTATTGGTTGCCATACGTGCTCAGTGACCTGTAAAAATGTCTGGACCAGTCGCGAAGGTGTTGAATACGCATGGTTTAATAACGTCGAAACTAAACCGGGCATCGGCTATCCCCACCACTGGGAAGATCAAGAAAAATGGAAAGGCGGCTGGATCCGCACCATTAAAGGCAAGCTGGTTCCACGCATGGGGAACAAAGTCGGCGTACTGTCTAAAATCTTTGCTAACCCTGATGTACCTGCTTTGGATGATTATTATGAGCCATTTAATTATGACTATGGTCATTTAAAAAATGCGAAAGAAGGTAAACATGTGCCAACTGCGCGTCCACGGTCGTTGATCACAGGCGAACGGATGAGCAATGTGAAAATGGGGCCTAACTGGGAAGATGACCTCGGTGGCGAATTTGCTAAGCGTGCCGCAGATAAAAACTTTGAGCACATCCAAAAAGAGATGTACGGGCAATTTGAAAATACATTCATGATGTATTTGCCACGCCTGTGTGAACATTGTTTGAACCCTGCTTGTGTCGCAACGTGCCCAAGTGGCGCGATATACAAACGCTCTGAAGACGGTATTGTTCTGATTGACCAAGATAAATGCCGTGGCTGGCGCATGTGCTTAACAGGCTGCCCGTACAAAAAAATCTACTTTAACTGGAAAAGCGGCAAGTCAGAAAAATGTATTTTCTGTTACCCACGCATTGAATCTGGCATGCCAACAGTTTGCTCGGAAACTTGTGTTGGACGTATCCGTTATTTAGGTGTGTTGCTGTATGACGCCGATAAAATTGAGTCGGCGGCGAGTGTGGAAAAAGAGACAGATCTGTACCAAAGCCAGCTCGATGTATTCCTTGATCCACACGATCCTAAAGTGATTGAAGAAGCACAAAAACAAGGGATCCCATTAAGTGTTATCGATGCAGCACAGAAATCGCCAGTGTATAAAATGGCGATGGAGTGGAAGCTAGCGCTGCCGCTGCACCCTGAATATCGCACATTACCAATGGTGTGGTATGTGCCGCCTCTGTCACCCATTCAATCTGTCGCTGATTCGGGTTTATTGGCGAATAATGGCGTATTGCCTGATGTGGAAAGCCTGCGCATTCCGGTGCAGTACCTCGCCAATTTATTGACCGCGGGGGATACGAAACCTGTGCTGTTAGCACTAAAACGCATGTTAGCGATGCGCCATTATAAACGTGCCGAAACCGTGGAAAACGAGTGTGATACGAGTGCGTTGGAGCAAGTGGGATTAACGGAAGCGCAAGCACAAGAAATGTACCGTTACTTGGCGATTGCTAACTATGAAGACCGTTTTGTGATCCCATCCAGTCACCGTGAATTAGCGCGTGAAGCGTTCCCTGAAGCCAAAGCCTGTGGTTTTAGTTTTGGTGATGGCTGCCATGGTAGCGATAGCAAAACCAACTTGTTTAATAGCAGACGTATTGATGCCATTGATGTGACGCCAAAAACGACGCAGGAGAACACACTATGA
- the narJ gene encoding nitrate reductase molybdenum cofactor assembly chaperone, with product MMTLRVISRLLEYPSEALWQHRDELIEALEQSHELPVTRAVQLMMFVREYLNENLLDMQAQYCELFDRGRATSLLLFEHVHGESRDRGQAMVDLMGQYQQHGLQIDCKELPDHLPIYLEYLTVLPQQETVGGLHDIAPILALLGERLKQRESRFARLFEILLELSNSEIATEHLSEKVASEARDDTPQALDAVWEEEQVKFFADEKTCGGEVTAHQHRFANAVTPQYLDLGTSSHVVGVQK from the coding sequence ATGATGACGTTAAGAGTGATTTCTCGGCTGCTAGAGTACCCTTCAGAAGCGCTTTGGCAGCACCGTGATGAGTTAATTGAAGCGTTAGAGCAGTCGCATGAGTTACCTGTGACCCGAGCGGTTCAGCTGATGATGTTTGTGCGTGAATACCTCAATGAAAACTTGCTGGATATGCAGGCCCAATATTGTGAGCTGTTTGATAGAGGACGCGCGACATCGTTACTGTTATTCGAACATGTTCATGGGGAATCCCGCGACCGTGGTCAAGCGATGGTCGATTTAATGGGGCAGTACCAGCAACATGGCTTGCAAATCGATTGCAAAGAGCTGCCCGACCATTTGCCCATTTACTTGGAATATCTCACTGTTTTACCACAACAAGAAACCGTTGGGGGCTTACACGATATCGCGCCAATCTTAGCGTTATTAGGGGAGCGATTAAAACAGCGTGAAAGCCGCTTTGCGCGCTTGTTTGAGATATTACTCGAGTTATCCAATAGTGAAATTGCCACTGAGCACCTTAGCGAAAAAGTGGCATCAGAAGCACGGGATGACACACCTCAAGCCCTTGATGCGGTGTGGGAAGAGGAACAAGTGAAGTTTTTTGCGGATGAGAAAACCTGCGGTGGGGAAGTCACCGCTCATCAACACCGTTTTGCCAATGCCGTCACGCCACAATACTTGGATCTCGGCACGAGCAGCCATGTAGTAGGAGTGCAAAAATGA
- the narI gene encoding respiratory nitrate reductase subunit gamma: protein MNFLNQFFFDIYPYIAGTVFIVGSWLRYDYGQYTWRAGSSQMLDKKNMRLASNLFHLGIIGIFVGHFLGMLTPHWMYESFLPMHIKQLMAMIGGGSAGVMMLIGGAMLLKRRLTNPRIRATSSFGDIMIMVLLVVQVCLGLLTIPFSAQHMDGSEMLKLVGWAQSVVTFHWGASNYLEGVGIVFKLHIVLGMTIFLLFPFCRLVHIWSAPIEYLSRRYQLVRNRH from the coding sequence ATGAATTTTCTCAATCAATTCTTCTTCGATATCTACCCGTATATTGCAGGCACCGTGTTTATTGTCGGCAGCTGGCTGCGTTATGACTACGGTCAATACACGTGGCGTGCGGGCTCGAGCCAAATGTTAGATAAAAAGAATATGCGTCTGGCATCCAATTTGTTCCATTTGGGGATTATTGGGATTTTTGTCGGCCATTTTCTGGGGATGTTAACACCACATTGGATGTATGAATCTTTCCTACCAATGCATATCAAGCAGTTAATGGCGATGATTGGGGGCGGTTCTGCGGGGGTGATGATGTTAATTGGTGGAGCGATGTTATTGAAACGCCGATTAACTAACCCGCGTATTCGCGCGACATCTTCTTTTGGCGACATCATGATTATGGTGTTGCTGGTGGTACAAGTGTGTTTAGGGCTACTCACTATTCCATTTTCTGCGCAGCATATGGATGGCAGTGAAATGTTGAAATTAGTGGGATGGGCACAGTCTGTGGTGACATTCCATTGGGGGGCATCGAATTACCTTGAAGGCGTTGGCATCGTGTTCAAGTTACACATCGTGTTGGGGATGACAATATTCTTACTCTTCCCATTCTGCCGTTTAGTGCACATTTGGAGTGCACCTATCGAATACCTAAGTCGTCGGTATCAGTTGGTGAGAAATCGCCACTAA
- a CDS encoding IrmA family protein, translating into MNKIHLLVTASMLTLSTFAMAEEQRYASITHTSSNFINQGYCGYSFTLDNGGSHMVLDHSEFDALELTLRMKDRQGKILGDTILEVEPFGDSSATRATFTGLEIPCEDIAEFEVVKAMENQNGRKVELPLSIFEANNPELAKMSVAGKK; encoded by the coding sequence ATGAATAAAATCCATTTATTGGTTACAGCGAGTATGTTGACATTGAGTACGTTCGCAATGGCGGAAGAACAACGTTATGCGAGTATCACACATACGAGCTCAAATTTTATCAATCAAGGTTACTGTGGTTACTCATTTACTCTCGATAATGGCGGTAGTCATATGGTTTTAGACCATTCAGAATTTGATGCGCTTGAACTAACGTTACGAATGAAAGATAGGCAAGGAAAAATATTAGGAGATACGATACTGGAAGTGGAACCTTTTGGCGATTCTAGCGCAACGCGTGCCACCTTCACAGGATTGGAAATTCCGTGTGAGGATATCGCTGAGTTTGAAGTGGTTAAAGCGATGGAAAATCAGAACGGGCGTAAGGTTGAATTGCCGTTATCCATCTTTGAGGCCAATAATCCAGAGCTAGCGAAGATGTCGGTAGCAGGTAAAAAATAG
- a CDS encoding DUF726 domain-containing protein, producing the protein MKEDIFFERCGNGQGDTLNIFIHGYSAASTESDRDKLKNHVAKVNASDSNIFAFWPSGSMLNNFSGADLLGVALKPNPYLFAVNAISSQIGGFKAVEQSISNLKYKFYVLLVRFLKINSKKYEAINIYSHSLGARLIIESILAMSDEFKSININNLILMAGARNLSNVECKKLLTVISGNIYNIHSDADLVLKIKPDFEKCIGAHPIVIDEELKGRIMNRPFHSLGHLDYWDNVHKIINHLDFNNNSRKEVMVVSNNKPMEFCLKDESLYNVIYYSSNKEREVIAKLLNKRNSAFSDKELETQALTNEIQLMGGDSIVNKLRGNGVKYNEILRDISDEIGIKNIKEKADFEIESMILDVMMNDFKKEILTNGINKDKCEAIVNAIDTYLIDSDNDFIDVNVFNDIYDVTGGFRTIHFTGPATQVLIPIVILIKILRGRIIKNNDSLINFVG; encoded by the coding sequence ATGAAAGAGGATATTTTTTTTGAGCGTTGTGGCAATGGGCAAGGGGATACCTTGAATATTTTTATTCATGGTTACTCTGCCGCTTCAACTGAAAGTGATAGAGATAAGCTAAAAAACCATGTAGCTAAAGTAAATGCAAGTGATTCTAATATCTTCGCATTTTGGCCTAGCGGTTCGATGTTGAATAATTTCTCTGGCGCAGACCTTTTAGGGGTCGCCTTAAAACCAAACCCCTATCTTTTTGCCGTGAATGCCATATCATCTCAAATTGGTGGATTTAAAGCAGTCGAACAAAGTATCAGTAACTTGAAATATAAATTTTACGTTTTATTGGTTCGTTTTTTAAAAATAAATAGCAAGAAATATGAGGCTATAAATATATATTCTCATTCTCTTGGTGCTAGATTAATCATTGAATCTATTTTAGCAATGAGTGATGAATTTAAAAGTATAAATATAAATAATTTAATACTCATGGCAGGTGCAAGAAATCTAAGTAATGTTGAATGTAAAAAATTACTAACCGTGATATCTGGGAATATATACAACATTCACTCAGATGCCGATCTTGTTTTAAAAATCAAGCCTGACTTTGAAAAATGCATAGGTGCGCATCCGATTGTGATTGATGAGGAACTAAAAGGAAGAATTATGAACAGACCGTTTCACTCGCTAGGTCATCTTGATTATTGGGATAATGTTCATAAAATAATTAATCATTTGGATTTTAATAACAACTCAAGAAAAGAAGTCATGGTTGTCAGTAATAATAAACCCATGGAGTTCTGCTTGAAAGATGAATCTCTCTATAACGTAATATATTACTCATCAAACAAGGAAAGAGAGGTAATAGCTAAATTATTAAATAAAAGAAATAGTGCCTTTTCGGATAAAGAGCTTGAAACCCAGGCTTTAACAAATGAAATACAGTTGATGGGCGGGGATTCCATCGTAAACAAACTAAGAGGGAATGGTGTTAAATACAATGAAATATTGCGAGACATTTCCGATGAAATTGGAATAAAAAATATAAAAGAGAAAGCAGATTTCGAAATAGAAAGTATGATACTTGATGTAATGATGAATGATTTCAAAAAGGAAATATTAACAAACGGCATTAATAAGGATAAGTGTGAGGCAATAGTTAATGCTATTGATACTTATTTGATTGATAGTGACAATGATTTTATCGATGTGAACGTTTTCAATGATATTTATGATGTAACAGGTGGTTTTAGAACTATCCATTTTACTGGGCCTGCAACCCAGGTGTTGATTCCAATAGTTATTTTAATAAAGATCCTCAGAGGTCGCATTATTAAAAATAATGACTCTTTGATTAATTTTGTAGGATAA